The proteins below come from a single Dinghuibacter silviterrae genomic window:
- a CDS encoding carboxypeptidase-like regulatory domain-containing protein codes for MRSLLLCLLLTVPMFTWAQHDSLVEVNGIVLSKDSLKPLPAVSIVIKGTGRGTITSDRGSFGIVALLGQEIELTSVGYKPQHIIVNNGSDHAHVVIMETDTAYIATAFIRAHPSKDQFARDFVNAHFEDKEQELAKKSLDPKALKIISKGVPLSASEKTDRTLTQNAKNAANSGTVPDVVGVNLLTLFKGRRKKTRELQPIDPSYGGAVLPALRDTAAHRSPATRDTVSHTAPPRDSAARQPLRRDSATKHSVVPGDTTTQKPATAH; via the coding sequence ATGCGTTCCCTTCTCCTCTGCTTACTGCTCACTGTCCCTATGTTCACCTGGGCTCAGCACGACTCACTGGTCGAGGTCAACGGTATCGTCCTTTCCAAGGACAGCCTGAAGCCACTGCCCGCCGTCAGCATCGTCATCAAGGGGACGGGACGGGGAACCATCACCAGCGACCGGGGCTCCTTTGGCATCGTGGCCCTGCTTGGCCAGGAAATCGAGCTCACCAGCGTAGGCTATAAACCCCAACACATCATTGTCAATAACGGCTCCGACCACGCCCACGTGGTCATTATGGAGACCGATACCGCCTATATCGCCACCGCCTTTATCCGGGCACATCCTTCCAAGGATCAATTTGCGCGAGACTTTGTCAACGCCCATTTCGAAGACAAGGAACAGGAACTTGCCAAAAAAAGCCTGGACCCCAAGGCCCTGAAGATCATCTCCAAAGGCGTCCCCCTCAGCGCTTCCGAAAAAACGGACCGGACGCTTACCCAAAACGCAAAGAATGCCGCCAACTCGGGGACGGTTCCCGATGTAGTCGGGGTGAACCTGTTGACCCTGTTCAAGGGCAGGCGCAAAAAGACGCGGGAGCTGCAGCCCATCGACCCGTCCTACGGAGGCGCGGTGCTGCCCGCGCTGCGGGATACGGCCGCGCACCGGTCCCCGGCGACTCGCGATACGGTCTCGCATACCGCGCCTCCGCGCGACAGCGCCGCCCGGCAGCCCCTCCGGCGCGACAGCGCCACGAAACACTCCGTGGTCCCGGGTGACACAACGACACAAAAACCCGCTACTGCCCACTAG
- a CDS encoding glycoside hydrolase family 88/105 protein, whose product MRFACVVFIFCLFPRMGRTQDKVAVTAMTLWKDSMAVGRPIHWNYEQGVVLAGMQALWTRTHDSTYFTYIRHTIDPYIGNDGNIRSYKEEDLSLDNINTGRVLLFLWKATGQAKYKLAADRLREQLRRQPRNAQGGFWHKKTYPDQMWLDGLYMAEPFYDHYALATGEDTDFTDIARQFILMEKYARDPRTGLLYHGWDASHREKWADSLTGCSPNFWARAMGWYGAALVDVLEDFPKNRPGRDTLVAVFRRFAAAVSAVQDPGTGLWWDVLNYPGREGNYLEASASCLFVYTLAKGVRLGLLPSRFKAAASRGYAGILHRFVTPDGHLDGTVSVSGLGGAHYRDGSYAYYLSEKVVRDDPKGIGAYLLATAELGGR is encoded by the coding sequence ATGCGATTCGCGTGCGTTGTATTCATCTTTTGTCTGTTCCCGCGGATGGGAAGGACCCAAGACAAAGTGGCGGTCACCGCCATGACCCTTTGGAAAGACTCCATGGCCGTTGGACGGCCCATCCACTGGAACTATGAACAGGGCGTTGTCCTGGCGGGAATGCAGGCCCTCTGGACACGCACACACGACAGTACTTATTTCACCTACATCCGGCACACCATCGATCCTTATATTGGAAACGATGGGAACATCCGGAGTTATAAGGAGGAGGACCTCAGCCTGGACAATATCAATACAGGCAGGGTCCTTCTCTTTTTATGGAAGGCAACGGGCCAGGCCAAATACAAGCTGGCCGCAGACCGGTTGCGCGAACAGTTGCGCCGGCAACCCCGAAACGCACAAGGCGGTTTCTGGCATAAAAAAACCTACCCCGACCAGATGTGGCTGGACGGTTTGTACATGGCCGAACCATTTTATGATCATTACGCCCTTGCGACGGGAGAGGACACCGACTTTACGGACATCGCCCGCCAGTTTATCCTGATGGAAAAATACGCCCGTGATCCCCGGACGGGTCTTTTGTATCACGGCTGGGACGCGTCTCACCGGGAAAAATGGGCGGACAGCCTGACAGGCTGCTCTCCGAACTTCTGGGCCCGCGCGATGGGCTGGTATGGCGCGGCGCTGGTAGACGTCCTGGAAGATTTTCCTAAAAACAGGCCCGGGCGGGACACCCTGGTAGCGGTCTTTCGTCGGTTTGCCGCGGCCGTTAGTGCGGTCCAGGACCCCGGCACCGGTCTTTGGTGGGATGTACTCAACTACCCCGGCCGCGAGGGTAATTACCTGGAGGCATCCGCCAGCTGTCTTTTTGTCTATACCCTTGCCAAAGGGGTGCGCCTGGGTCTTTTGCCTTCGCGGTTCAAGGCCGCCGCGTCCAGGGGCTATGCGGGTATCCTCCACCGTTTTGTCACCCCCGACGGTCACCTCGACGGAACGGTGAGCGTGAGCGGGCTGGGCGGCGCGCACTACCGCGACGGCAGCTACGCATACTACTTGAGTGAAAAAGTTGTCCGCGACGACCCGAAGGGGATTGGGGCGTATCTGCTGGCGACCGCGGAACTCGGCGGGCGATAG
- a CDS encoding MaoC family dehydratase produces the protein MRKYFEEFEPGSVRDSTGRTITETDIVLHAGQTGDFYPHHMDEEWCKQQPFKKRIAHGTLVFSVAVGMTAGVINEVSMTYGYDRLRFLQPVFIGDTLRVKVTVRERKEHKRPGYGLVTEGLEVFNQRSDLVMVCDHLLLVEKRVPGDAAH, from the coding sequence ATGAGGAAATATTTCGAGGAGTTTGAGCCAGGCAGTGTCCGTGACAGCACGGGGCGCACGATCACGGAAACGGACATCGTCCTGCACGCGGGGCAGACGGGGGACTTCTACCCCCACCACATGGATGAGGAATGGTGCAAGCAGCAACCGTTCAAAAAACGGATCGCGCATGGTACGCTGGTCTTTAGCGTGGCCGTGGGTATGACCGCGGGGGTCATCAACGAAGTGTCCATGACGTATGGATACGACCGGCTTCGTTTCTTACAGCCGGTGTTTATTGGCGATACCCTCCGTGTAAAGGTGACCGTCCGGGAACGAAAAGAACATAAACGGCCGGGCTATGGCCTGGTCACCGAAGGCCTGGAGGTCTTCAACCAGCGCTCAGACCTGGTGATGGTTTGCGATCACCTGTTGTTGGTAGAGAAGCGCGTCCCCGGGGACGCCGCACATTGA
- a CDS encoding extracellular solute-binding protein, protein MPALLLKGITWSHSRGVTPLLAAAQRFSELFPDVSVTWTQRSLQEFADKPLEALTEQYDLLVIDHPWVGRAAATGCVLPLDTLLPAAFLEDQARHSTGDSHPSYRYDGHQWALALDAATPVASYRQDLLDRHQVSVPGTWNEVLALARRGKVAVPAIPIDILMNFYMFCIAHGALPFQCKDEVVDRVTGLVALETMQELYGLLDKKMFQLNPIGVAEVMTRTDDFWYCPFAYGYSNYTRRGYARTRLTYADLVALRGNRLRSTIGGTGLAISTRCIHMEEALAFAQWVTSGECQSTFYLQHGGQPAHRSAWVDAEANRLCNDYFRVVLPAMERGYTRPRYDGYLFFQDHGGDPLREALMGKRRPASALDELNEVYRRSLAPENVHA, encoded by the coding sequence ATGCCTGCGCTATTGTTGAAGGGGATCACCTGGTCGCATTCAAGGGGCGTGACCCCCTTGCTGGCCGCTGCACAGCGGTTCTCCGAATTATTCCCCGATGTGTCGGTCACCTGGACGCAGCGTTCGCTCCAGGAGTTTGCCGATAAACCCCTCGAAGCACTTACGGAACAATACGACCTCCTGGTCATCGACCATCCCTGGGTGGGGCGGGCCGCGGCCACGGGCTGCGTGTTGCCGCTGGATACCTTGCTGCCGGCCGCTTTCCTGGAAGACCAGGCGCGACACTCCACCGGGGACTCGCATCCCAGCTACCGCTACGACGGGCACCAGTGGGCCCTTGCCCTGGACGCCGCCACCCCGGTCGCCAGCTACCGCCAGGACCTCCTGGACCGGCACCAGGTCAGTGTGCCCGGCACCTGGAACGAGGTCCTCGCGCTGGCCCGCCGGGGAAAGGTGGCCGTGCCCGCTATCCCGATAGACATCCTGATGAACTTTTATATGTTTTGCATCGCCCATGGCGCGCTTCCCTTTCAGTGTAAAGACGAAGTCGTAGACCGGGTAACGGGTCTCGTGGCGCTGGAGACGATGCAGGAGCTGTATGGGCTGCTCGACAAAAAGATGTTCCAACTCAACCCCATCGGCGTAGCGGAGGTCATGACCCGGACGGACGATTTCTGGTATTGCCCTTTTGCCTATGGGTACTCCAACTATACCCGCCGGGGGTATGCCCGTACCCGTCTGACGTACGCGGACCTGGTTGCCCTGCGCGGCAACCGGCTCCGGAGCACCATCGGGGGCACCGGGCTGGCCATTTCCACCCGCTGTATCCACATGGAAGAGGCCCTGGCGTTTGCCCAATGGGTTACCTCCGGGGAATGTCAATCCACTTTCTATCTCCAGCACGGCGGGCAACCCGCTCACCGGAGCGCCTGGGTCGACGCGGAGGCCAACCGGCTGTGCAACGACTATTTCCGGGTCGTACTCCCCGCCATGGAGCGCGGGTATACGCGTCCCCGTTATGACGGCTATTTGTTTTTCCAGGACCATGGGGGCGATCCGCTCCGTGAGGCCTTGATGGGAAAGCGCCGGCCCGCGTCCGCGCTCGATGAACTCAACGAGGTGTACAGGCGAAGCCTGGCACCGGAAAATGTGCATGCATGA
- a CDS encoding CaiB/BaiF CoA transferase family protein: MKPEAQAAHGPVESRAAVAHGPAGAAASPDLPLRGVTVLEFGQYLSGPSAGLRLADLGARVIKIERPGSGDPCRRLSIKNLWTGDGNSLLFHTINRNKESLEADMKSPEERALLLRLVAEADVLLHNFRPGVMDAVGLGYGEVLRVNPRLVYAVISGFGPGGPWSGKPGQDLLLQSMSGLTYTTGNGDDPPVPFGLSIADTLAGAHLVQGILGGLIRRHKTGKGALVEVSMMESLMDFQFELMTTYLNGGRLPERSKVSNGNPLLSAPYGVYATADGYVAIAMADLHRLGRAIGFAALTGVAPGDGFARRDEIKAALAAHLAGLPSAHWLGLMQAEDLWAMEVLDWHGLTAAEGYRALGMEQELRLASGLRVCTTRCPIRLDGARLYSAKAAPALGADNRAIRAQFESAAPGAKIGGANGREQTPIT; the protein is encoded by the coding sequence ATGAAGCCTGAAGCCCAAGCCGCGCACGGCCCCGTCGAATCGCGCGCCGCTGTCGCGCACGGCCCCGCCGGGGCGGCCGCCTCGCCGGACCTCCCCCTTCGGGGCGTCACCGTCCTCGAATTCGGACAATACCTCTCCGGCCCCTCCGCGGGGCTGCGCCTTGCGGACCTGGGCGCGAGGGTCATCAAGATCGAACGGCCCGGGAGCGGCGATCCCTGCCGGCGGCTGTCGATCAAAAACCTTTGGACGGGGGATGGGAACAGCCTTCTTTTCCATACCATCAATCGCAACAAGGAAAGCCTGGAGGCGGACATGAAGTCTCCGGAAGAACGGGCGCTCCTGCTTCGCCTGGTGGCCGAGGCAGACGTGCTTTTACACAACTTCCGCCCGGGGGTGATGGACGCCGTTGGGTTGGGATACGGGGAAGTCCTGCGTGTCAACCCCCGGCTGGTCTATGCGGTCATTTCCGGCTTTGGTCCCGGGGGGCCCTGGAGCGGCAAGCCCGGTCAGGACCTCCTGCTCCAATCGATGAGCGGGCTCACCTATACGACGGGGAACGGGGACGATCCCCCGGTGCCCTTTGGGTTGTCCATCGCCGACACCCTGGCCGGTGCGCACCTCGTCCAGGGGATCCTGGGCGGGCTGATCCGCCGGCATAAAACGGGGAAGGGCGCGCTGGTGGAAGTGAGTATGATGGAGTCCCTGATGGACTTTCAGTTTGAGTTGATGACGACCTATCTCAATGGAGGACGTTTGCCCGAAAGGAGCAAGGTGTCCAATGGCAACCCGTTGCTCAGCGCTCCTTACGGTGTCTACGCAACCGCCGATGGGTACGTGGCGATCGCCATGGCCGACCTTCACCGCCTGGGCCGGGCGATCGGCTTCGCCGCCCTTACCGGGGTGGCCCCCGGGGATGGGTTTGCCCGGCGGGACGAGATAAAAGCCGCGCTGGCGGCACACCTTGCCGGCCTGCCCAGCGCGCACTGGCTGGGGCTGATGCAGGCGGAAGACCTTTGGGCGATGGAGGTCCTGGATTGGCACGGGCTCACCGCCGCCGAGGGGTACCGCGCCCTGGGGATGGAACAGGAGCTGCGGCTGGCCTCCGGCCTGCGCGTGTGTACGACCCGTTGTCCGATCCGGCTGGACGGAGCGCGGCTCTATTCCGCAAAGGCGGCGCCTGCGCTGGGCGCGGACAATCGCGCGATCCGGGCGCAATTCGAGAGCGCCGCGCCGGGCGCGAAAATTGGCGGCGCCAACGGGCGCGAACAAACACCGATCACATGA
- a CDS encoding CaiB/BaiF CoA transferase family protein, which translates to MNLLEDILVVDLSQFLSGPSAALRLADLGARVIKIERPGTGDICRQLYVSDVQLEGESTIFHAINRHKQSYAADLKHPADLEKVKKIIDRADVVMHNFRPGVIGRLGLDYATVRERNPGIVYAEISGYGDEGPWKDLPGQDLLVQAVSGLTWLSHDRDRPPTPMGVAVVDILAGAHVCQGILALLYRRAVAGTGAGANGGQGANGAPGAQDAAGGLVQVSMLESIMDFQFESFTSFLNDGRELPVRSARGGGNPYIAAPYGIYPTAEGFLALAMTDVPQLGRLLECPSLEGYTDPSDWFDRRDEIKQYLAGHLATQTARNWLARLEPAGIWCALVLDYDSLRAQEGYRVLDMEITVETSQGLRVRTTRCPIRVDGVTLDGGGGAPLLGEHNDLIDRQFGLHLPVYGSGYY; encoded by the coding sequence ATGAACCTTCTTGAAGATATTCTCGTCGTAGACCTCTCCCAATTCCTGTCCGGCCCCTCCGCCGCCCTTAGGTTGGCCGACCTGGGCGCCCGGGTCATCAAGATCGAGCGCCCGGGGACGGGCGACATCTGCCGTCAGCTTTATGTGTCGGACGTACAACTGGAGGGGGAGTCCACGATTTTTCACGCCATCAACCGGCACAAACAAAGCTATGCCGCGGACCTTAAGCATCCGGCCGACCTGGAAAAAGTCAAAAAAATCATCGACCGGGCCGACGTGGTGATGCACAACTTCCGCCCGGGCGTCATTGGGCGTCTGGGGTTGGACTATGCGACGGTGCGGGAACGGAACCCTGGCATCGTTTACGCGGAGATCAGCGGGTATGGGGATGAGGGGCCGTGGAAAGACCTGCCGGGCCAGGACCTGCTGGTCCAGGCGGTCTCGGGGCTGACCTGGCTGAGCCACGACCGGGACCGGCCGCCGACACCCATGGGGGTGGCCGTGGTAGACATCCTGGCGGGGGCCCATGTTTGCCAGGGCATACTGGCGCTGCTGTACCGCCGCGCGGTGGCGGGGACGGGCGCGGGCGCCAACGGCGGCCAGGGTGCAAATGGCGCCCCGGGCGCACAAGACGCCGCAGGCGGCCTCGTCCAGGTCAGCATGCTGGAATCCATCATGGACTTCCAGTTCGAGTCATTTACGTCCTTCCTCAACGATGGACGCGAACTGCCCGTCCGCAGCGCGCGGGGGGGCGGCAATCCCTATATCGCCGCTCCTTACGGGATCTATCCGACAGCGGAAGGATTCCTGGCGCTGGCGATGACGGACGTGCCTCAACTGGGACGGTTGTTGGAGTGCCCGTCATTGGAAGGGTATACCGACCCTTCCGATTGGTTTGACCGGAGAGATGAGATCAAACAATACCTGGCAGGTCACCTGGCTACGCAAACCGCAAGGAACTGGCTCGCGCGGCTGGAACCCGCCGGTATATGGTGCGCGCTTGTCCTGGATTATGACAGCCTCAGGGCGCAGGAGGGATACCGGGTGCTGGATATGGAAATCACCGTCGAGACCAGTCAGGGGCTTCGCGTGCGGACCACGCGTTGTCCGATCCGGGTCGACGGGGTGACCCTGGACGGGGGTGGGGGCGCGCCTTTGCTGGGGGAGCACAACGACCTTATAGACCGTCAATTTGGCCTACATTTACCCGTATATGGAAGTGGCTATTATTGA
- a CDS encoding amidohydrolase family protein — protein MEVAIIDTHIHIWDFTRARYGWLDNDTSILKRTYAIEEIEVQRVAAGVRAGVLVQAANNLEDTDWILEVATHTDWIAGVTGWLPLADPEEAERVYAQRYKGQPLFKGVRHLIHDETDPRWLLQPTVIEGLRLLAREGLVFELVGVRPEHIETALEVAVLVPRLRMIFDHLNQPPIASGERFGRWGALMKEACGHPSFLAKISGLGATSAMGDRWTAKDIEPYVEFILTHFGVERCCCGSDWPVSLLAGTYERTWKVYREALASLLDASGQAAVLGENAVRFYGLNL, from the coding sequence ATGGAAGTGGCTATTATTGATACGCATATACACATCTGGGATTTTACCAGGGCGAGGTACGGCTGGCTGGACAACGACACCTCCATCCTGAAGCGTACGTATGCGATCGAAGAGATCGAGGTGCAGCGGGTGGCGGCCGGGGTCCGTGCGGGCGTGCTGGTGCAGGCGGCCAACAATTTGGAGGATACGGACTGGATACTGGAAGTGGCAACCCATACCGATTGGATCGCGGGGGTGACCGGCTGGTTGCCGCTGGCGGACCCGGAGGAAGCGGAGCGCGTGTATGCGCAGCGCTACAAGGGACAGCCGTTGTTCAAGGGTGTCCGGCACCTCATCCACGACGAGACAGATCCCCGCTGGCTGTTGCAACCCACGGTCATCGAGGGGTTGCGTCTGCTGGCCCGGGAAGGCCTCGTTTTCGAGCTGGTGGGTGTGCGGCCCGAACACATCGAAACGGCGCTGGAGGTGGCGGTCCTGGTGCCCCGCCTGCGGATGATCTTCGACCACCTTAACCAGCCTCCGATCGCGTCGGGGGAACGGTTTGGGCGTTGGGGTGCGTTGATGAAAGAGGCCTGCGGGCATCCTTCTTTTTTAGCAAAAATATCGGGCCTCGGTGCTACTTCGGCTATGGGTGACCGTTGGACAGCAAAGGATATTGAGCCTTATGTGGAATTTATACTGACCCATTTCGGCGTGGAGCGTTGTTGTTGCGGGAGCGATTGGCCGGTGTCCCTGCTGGCGGGGACGTATGAACGGACCTGGAAGGTGTACAGGGAGGCGCTGGCCTCCCTGCTCGACGCTTCCGGCCAGGCGGCGGTTTTGGGAGAAAACGCCGTCCGGTTCTACGGGTTGAACCTTTGA
- a CDS encoding Gfo/Idh/MocA family protein — protein sequence MNEHIQNPRPVFVIGAGGIVQDAHLPAYRLADFPVLGIYDAIREKAAAVAEVFGIPQVFGSLREMVVSAPERAVFDIALPADAILPTLEQLPEGSAVLIQKPLGRDMAEAKAIARLVKERSFVAGVNVQLRYAPFIAEARRILAEGRIGPLCDIDIHVHVYTPWHLWTFLQTSPRIEILYHSIHYIDLVRNLAGDPKSVYAKTVRHPSTPDLAPVRTHLIMDYGDFLRVGISTHHAHDFHTRHQQAYIQLEGTQGAIRIGLGLLLDYPKGQEDTFEYIVRGDAAWQSLPLSGSWFPHAFIGSMAQVMAAADGLIPRPDNSVDDVLHTMACVEAAYRSSEEGGVRPELFL from the coding sequence ATGAACGAACACATTCAAAACCCCCGTCCTGTCTTTGTCATCGGGGCGGGCGGGATCGTCCAGGATGCACACCTGCCGGCGTACCGGCTGGCGGACTTTCCCGTGCTGGGGATCTACGACGCCATCCGTGAAAAGGCGGCCGCGGTCGCGGAGGTCTTTGGCATACCCCAGGTGTTTGGCAGCCTGAGGGAAATGGTGGTTTCCGCACCGGAACGTGCCGTTTTTGACATTGCCCTCCCCGCGGACGCCATTTTGCCCACCCTCGAACAATTGCCGGAGGGTTCTGCTGTTTTGATCCAAAAACCGCTTGGCCGGGACATGGCCGAAGCCAAGGCCATCGCCCGGCTGGTGAAGGAGCGTTCTTTTGTCGCGGGGGTGAACGTACAACTCCGTTATGCGCCCTTTATCGCCGAAGCCAGGCGTATTCTTGCGGAAGGCCGGATCGGCCCCCTTTGCGACATCGACATACACGTTCATGTGTATACCCCCTGGCACCTTTGGACCTTTCTCCAAACGTCCCCCCGCATCGAAATCCTGTACCACAGCATCCACTACATCGACCTGGTGCGCAACCTGGCGGGCGATCCGAAAAGCGTATACGCCAAAACAGTACGTCACCCCTCCACCCCTGACCTTGCCCCCGTGCGTACCCACCTGATCATGGACTATGGTGACTTTTTACGGGTGGGCATCTCGACCCATCACGCCCACGACTTTCATACCCGTCACCAGCAGGCGTATATCCAGTTGGAAGGTACGCAGGGCGCGATCCGGATCGGTCTGGGGTTGCTCCTGGACTACCCAAAGGGACAGGAAGATACCTTCGAATATATCGTCAGGGGCGACGCCGCCTGGCAAAGCCTACCCCTGTCGGGGTCGTGGTTTCCCCACGCCTTTATCGGCTCCATGGCGCAGGTCATGGCGGCCGCCGACGGGCTCATCCCCCGTCCCGACAACAGCGTCGACGATGTCCTCCACACCATGGCCTGTGTGGAGGCTGCCTATCGCTCCAGTGAGGAGGGCGGGGTACGGCCGGAATTATTTTTATGA
- a CDS encoding glycoside hydrolase family 28 protein: MEKYILALLGLLMAGAPAGAQNAAAPAHRAATAAPGPERRSATAPTRPTVAPATTAVPFYNVLAYGAIADSAHSCTAAIKAAIDAAERAGGGTVYFPAGHYLTGPIRLRSHLTLFLDAGAELDFSDRFEDYLPMVPSRWEGTSVHNFSPLLYAFGDSCITITGRGTVNGNGRRWWDFAMGKGDTSGRAHWAAIFTANNVGIVKPDDSAWMERGFLRPPCVQFLHCSNVLLQGVTFRNPPFWTINPEFCTNVTVTGVTIANPKSPNTDGINPESCRYVHISDCHISAGDDCVTIKSGKDRDGRNLAAPCEDITITNCTMLAGHGGVTIGSEMSGDVRRVVVSNCVFDGTDRGIRIKTGRGRGGIVEDVRVENVIMDHIKTQAIVLDMQYGGSRPEAVSERTPRFQNFTFSHITGSAAVAGLINGLEEMPPDDIVLDDVQLEAETGFVLHHAGRVAFHQVRIHTRRGPAVDADSVRQLELDGVTDPQPLQGVPVLRLGRVDRVLVHNCWAAEGTDIFLQSEGKVFLLANELGRAKVVEGKP, translated from the coding sequence ATGGAAAAATATATACTGGCCCTGCTGGGCCTCCTGATGGCGGGCGCGCCGGCGGGCGCGCAAAACGCGGCGGCGCCTGCGCATCGCGCTGCCACCGCGGCGCCGGGGCCGGAGCGCCGGTCGGCGACCGCGCCGACGCGCCCGACGGTGGCCCCCGCGACGACCGCGGTGCCCTTCTATAACGTCCTCGCCTACGGCGCCATCGCCGACAGCGCACACTCGTGCACTGCCGCGATCAAGGCGGCGATAGACGCAGCGGAGCGCGCCGGCGGGGGAACCGTGTATTTCCCCGCGGGCCACTACCTCACGGGGCCGATCCGTTTGCGAAGCCACCTCACGCTTTTCCTGGACGCAGGGGCGGAGCTGGATTTCAGCGACCGCTTCGAAGACTATCTCCCGATGGTGCCCTCGCGCTGGGAGGGGACAAGCGTGCATAATTTTTCCCCCCTTTTATATGCCTTTGGGGACAGTTGCATCACGATCACGGGGCGGGGAACGGTCAACGGGAACGGTCGCCGGTGGTGGGACTTTGCCATGGGGAAAGGCGACACCAGCGGGCGCGCCCATTGGGCCGCTATCTTTACGGCAAACAACGTGGGCATCGTCAAACCGGATGACTCGGCCTGGATGGAAAGGGGCTTTCTCCGGCCGCCTTGTGTGCAGTTCCTGCATTGCAGCAACGTCCTGCTCCAGGGGGTGACCTTCCGCAACCCGCCCTTCTGGACCATCAACCCGGAGTTTTGTACCAACGTCACCGTTACCGGGGTGACCATCGCCAACCCGAAGTCACCCAATACGGATGGCATTAATCCGGAATCCTGCCGGTATGTCCATATTTCCGACTGCCATATCAGCGCAGGGGACGACTGTGTGACGATCAAAAGTGGGAAGGACAGGGACGGCCGTAACCTGGCGGCGCCTTGCGAGGACATTACCATTACGAACTGCACCATGCTGGCCGGGCATGGGGGCGTGACCATCGGGAGCGAAATGAGCGGGGACGTCCGACGCGTGGTGGTTTCCAACTGCGTGTTTGACGGCACGGACCGGGGTATCCGTATCAAAACGGGGCGCGGTCGAGGCGGGATCGTCGAGGACGTGCGCGTGGAGAACGTGATCATGGACCACATAAAAACCCAGGCGATCGTCCTGGACATGCAATACGGGGGCTCGCGGCCGGAAGCGGTTTCGGAACGCACGCCGCGGTTCCAAAACTTTACCTTCAGCCACATTACGGGTTCCGCAGCCGTGGCGGGGCTTATCAACGGCCTGGAAGAAATGCCACCCGATGACATCGTGCTGGACGACGTTCAACTGGAGGCGGAGACCGGGTTTGTCCTCCACCACGCCGGTCGCGTTGCGTTTCACCAGGTGCGTATCCATACGCGGCGCGGTCCCGCCGTCGATGCGGATTCCGTGCGTCAGCTGGAGCTGGATGGGGTGACCGATCCGCAGCCCTTGCAGGGGGTGCCCGTGCTGCGGCTGGGGCGTGTCGATCGTGTGCTGGTGCACAATTGCTGGGCGGCGGAGGGCACGGATATCTTTTTGCAAAGCGAGGGCAAGGTTTTCCTGTTGGCAAATGAGCTTGGCAGGGCCAAAGTAGTGGAGGGCAAGCCATGA